A genomic window from Nicotiana sylvestris chromosome 11, ASM39365v2, whole genome shotgun sequence includes:
- the LOC138880838 gene encoding secreted RxLR effector protein 161-like — MSRPDIAFLVKTLSQFMQQPKRSHWDAAIRVVKYIKREPGLGILLRSQNSSEISVFCDADWASCPNTRKSVSGYLVKFGESPISWKSKKQNTVSKSSAEAEYRNMASGVSEVVWLTALLRELGAKVKFPVHIYSDSRAAMEISANPVFHERIKHIEIDCHFCHTPFLPLQKICTKCNVLCYEFVG; from the coding sequence ATGTCCAGGCCAGACATTGCATTCTTAGTGAAAACTCTCAGCCAGTTCATGCAGCAGCCTAAAAGGTCTCATTGGGATGCAGCTATAAGAGTGGTGAAGTATATTAAAAGGGAACCAGGTCTGGGAATCTTGTTGAGAAGTCAAAACTCAAGTGAGATCAGTGTCTTTTGTGATGCTGACTGGGCCTCATGTCCTAACACAAGAAAGTCAGTGTCAGGATATCTAGTCAAATTTGGAGAATCTCCAATCTCGTGGAAATCAAAGAAGCAGAATACAGTTTCTAAGAGTTCAGCAGAAGCTGAATATAGAAACATGGCAAGTGGAGTTTCAGAGGTAGTATGGTTGACAGCATTGCTGAGGGAGTTAGGAGCAAAAGTGAAATTTCCAGTACACATATATAGTGACAGCAGGGCTGCAATGGAAATATCAGCAAATCCTGTGTTTCATGAAAGAATAAAGCATATAGAGATCGATTGTCACttttgtcacaccccttttttacccCTCCAAAAGATATGTACAAAATGTAACGTGTTATGCTACGAatttgtgggttaa